From Streptomyces sp. NBC_01551:
ACCTGCGCGCCCGTTCGGTTCTCACGCTCAGCCGCACCACCGTCCGCCGGTTCGGCCGCAACGGCCTGTCGGTGTGGGACCCGGGTACCCGGGTGGATGCCGAGTCCTGCGAGATCCACGACAGCACGGGCGACTATCCGGCGGTGTGGATCAGTGACGGGGCCACCGCCTCGCTGGACTCCTGCCGGGTCCACGACGTGCCGGACGCGGTGTTCGTCCTCGACCGGGGCTCGCGGGTGGACGTGGTGGACAGCGACCTGTCCCAGGTGCGCAACACGGCCGTCTCCGTGAGCGACGGAGCCACCGCCCAGCTGGACGACTGCCGCATCCGGGAAGCGGCGACGGGCGCCTGGTTCCGCGACCACGGCAGCGGCGGCACGCTCGCCAACTGCACCATCGACTCCGTGCAGACGGGCGTGATCGTCACCAAGGGCGCCGATCCGTCCCTGGAACGGTGCGTGGTCAGCTCCCCCGCCGAGGCCGGGTTCTACGTCTCGGCCGGCGGCCGGGGCACCTTCACGGCATGCCGGGTGACGGGCAGCTCCGGCTTCGGCTTCCACGTCATCGACGGCTGCCGCACCACGCTGAGCCGCTGCCACACCGAGCGCTGCGCGCGCGGGGGTTACGAGTTCGCCGAGGACGGACCCGTCGCCGAGGAGTGCACAAGCGACGAGTCGGGGCCGCGTCTCGCCGCCCAGTCGGCTTCGGGCGGCGGGTCCGCCGGGGAGCGAGCGGGCATCCGTACGGTCACCGCGGCCGCGGCGCGGAGCGGGCCGACGGCGCCGGAGGTGCCCGCACCACGCCCCGCGGGCCGGCCGGACCCGACGGCGGCCGCGACGACCGGAACGGCGGCGGGAACGGCTGCGGGAACGGCGGCCGGCCGGGGCTCCGGTGCGGTACTGGGGCAGCTGGACGCGCTCGTCGGGCTGGACAGCGTCAAGCGGGAGGTCCGCGCGCTCACCGACATGATCGAGGTCGGCCGGCGGCGGCAGCAGGCGGGCCTGAAGGCGGCCTCGGTGCGCCGGCACCTGGTCTTCACCGGCTCCCCCGGCACCGGCAAGACCACGGTGGCCCGGCTGTACGGGGAGATCCTCGCCTCCCTCGGCGTGCTGGAGCACGGCCACCTGGTCGAGGTGTCCCGGGTGGACCTGGTCGGCGAGCACATCGGCTCCACCGCCATCCGCACGCAGGAGGCCTTCGACCGGGCGCGCGGCGGGGTGCTGTTCATCGACGAGGCGTACGCGCTGGCGCCGGAGGACTCGGGCCGGGACTTCGGGCGCGAGGCGATCGACACCCTGGTGAAGCTGATGGAGGACCACCGGGACGCGGTGGTGGTGATCGTCGCCGGGTACACGGCGGAGATGGACCGGTTCCTGACCGTCAACCCGGGGGTGGCCTCCCGGTTCTCCCGGACCATCACCTTCGGCGACTACGGGCCCGGGGAACTGCTGCGGATCGTGGAGCAGCAGGCGGAGGAACACGAGTACCGGCTGGGCGAGGGCACCTGCGAGGCGCTGCTGACGTACTTCACGGAGCTGCCCAAGGGCCCGGCCTTCGGCAACGGCCGCACCGCGCGCCAGACCTTCGAGTCGATGGTCGAGCGGCACGCGGGACGGGTGGCGCAGCTGTCGGAGCCGACCACGGACGAGCTCACCCTGCTGTTCCCGGCGGATCTCCCGGACCTTCCGGTGCCGCCGGACCTCACGGTGCTGCCGGCGGGGGCCCGCTGAGGCCCGGGGGCGGCTCCGGCGGGCTCTGAGCAGCGCCGGGCGGGTCCTCGCGCTGGTGCGGTACGTCGGCCCGCGCGGCGGCGGCCAGCCGTGCGAGGAGCCGGTCGCGCTCGGCGGCGAAGGCCGGGTCCGCCTGGTAGGCGGAGTGCCCCAGGATCGGCGCGGGCAGCGGGTGGCGGGCGCTGCGCCCGTACGCGATCGGGTCGGCGAGCGGGCCCCGGTCCACGTCCGCGCCGGCGTCGGCCAGCACCGGGCCGCCGATCGGGTCGGTGGCCCGCCACAGGTTGCGCCAGCAGTCGACCTCCCCGTGCAGGGCGGCCAGCGGGCCCGGCCCGAAGTACGCCGGGAACCAGCGCCCGTAGAGCCGGCCGAGCGGCGAGCCGTACGTCAGCAGCGCGACCCTGCGGCGGACCGGCGGCGGCAGCTGCCAGACGGCGGCGGCCGCGAGCACGCTGCCCTGCGAGTGGCCGGAGATCACCAGACGGCCGCCGGTGCGCCCGGTCCAGCCGGTCATCCGCCAGGTCAGGTCGGGGACGGCCCGCTCGGCGTAGCAGGGCGGGGCGAACGGGTGGGCGGCGCGCGGCCAGAAGGTGCCGACGTCCCACAGGATGCCGATGGTGCGGCGGGCGGCGGCGTCCCGGTAGGCGCGGCGGCCCCAGGTGACGAACACGGCGATGCCGAGGCCGATGAGCCACGCCCCGGCGTCCTGCGCGGCGCGGGCGGCGCCCTCCAGCAGCGGGTCCGCGCCCCGGGCCGCCTCGCCCGGGACCCGTCCGGTGAGCCAGGCCCCCGCGAGGGCGCCGGCGCCGAGCAGCAGGGTGATCCCGGAGACGGCTCCCACGAACCAGGGCGCGGAGTCGGTCAGCGCGGCGGCGGCCCGGGCCCCGGCGATCCGGCGGCTGCGGGCGGTGTCGGGCACCTCCCCCGGGTACTCGGCGGCCACGGCCCGGGCGAGCCGGCGTCGGGAGCCCGGCCCCGCGCACGGTGAACCAGGCAGCGAGCAGCGCCAGTACGAGGAGCAGCGGGGGCAGTACGGCGGCCTGCCAGGACAGCAGCACGGGCGGCCCGGGCAGCGGGGCGCCGGCCATGCCGGGGGTGGCTCCGCCGTCGAGCCAGTCGGCCACGCGCTGCGCGACCCCGCCGGACATCACCCCGCCGAGCGCGCAGCCGAGCATGGCGACGGCGGGCCCGCCGAGGCCGCGCAGGGCGGCGGCCGGATCGGGTGCCCTGCGGTGGAGGTGGCCGGCGACGAAGGCCAGGGCGAGCACGCCGCACCCCTGAGCCAGCATGATCACGCCGAAGGCGAAGTCCCCGGGAAGCCGCCCGGCGGAGTGCCAGCCGGGGCGCGACCAGCAGGCGTGCCCGAGGACGAGGACGAGCAGCGCGAGGGCCCCGCCGGGCAGCAGGGTGACGGCGGCCCGGTCGAGACGGTGGTCGGGGCGGGCCTCGGTGCGGCCGCGTCGGCACACGACC
This genomic window contains:
- a CDS encoding right-handed parallel beta-helix repeat-containing protein, which gives rise to MAQGTVQVTHGGASRWRRRSGEYPTLAAALAVAGDGDVLSIAPGTYRENLVLNHAVTLRGPEGSVGSVRIAPLDGVALTVRASAVVQDLHVEGQDRAAPAVLVEDGSPELTDLRVSTRSAAGIEVRGGARPLVRRCTVENPTGVGIAVLDGGGGVFEECEVVAAGQTGVSVRGGGHPRLERCRIHHATGAGIGVTGEGSGLEALGCEVYEIRGTGVQVAARAAARLTDCSVHRTSADGVTLDTDAVLTLAGCDIHDIPENAVDLRARSVLTLSRTTVRRFGRNGLSVWDPGTRVDAESCEIHDSTGDYPAVWISDGATASLDSCRVHDVPDAVFVLDRGSRVDVVDSDLSQVRNTAVSVSDGATAQLDDCRIREAATGAWFRDHGSGGTLANCTIDSVQTGVIVTKGADPSLERCVVSSPAEAGFYVSAGGRGTFTACRVTGSSGFGFHVIDGCRTTLSRCHTERCARGGYEFAEDGPVAEECTSDESGPRLAAQSASGGGSAGERAGIRTVTAAAARSGPTAPEVPAPRPAGRPDPTAAATTGTAAGTAAGTAAGRGSGAVLGQLDALVGLDSVKREVRALTDMIEVGRRRQQAGLKAASVRRHLVFTGSPGTGKTTVARLYGEILASLGVLEHGHLVEVSRVDLVGEHIGSTAIRTQEAFDRARGGVLFIDEAYALAPEDSGRDFGREAIDTLVKLMEDHRDAVVVIVAGYTAEMDRFLTVNPGVASRFSRTITFGDYGPGELLRIVEQQAEEHEYRLGEGTCEALLTYFTELPKGPAFGNGRTARQTFESMVERHAGRVAQLSEPTTDELTLLFPADLPDLPVPPDLTVLPAGAR